A window of the Bdellovibrio sp. ZAP7 genome harbors these coding sequences:
- a CDS encoding alpha/beta fold hydrolase, translating to MKTLSVPLSVLLSSLSLFQTSPGHAQEIVPFTPKDERKLLGPRYEGRLVPLAPMNHKSEAGLEAEPLVFIHGSQGSIKNFTQLLLNTPKFTDYQLYYFAYDDLHRSLKRSAGDLALSLLKLKVQRITIIAHSMGGLIARETLNTLSRAGHTEHLPEIRVISVDSPWQGGSSINCKHKGANLDDMVEYFMPAALTDMRSCSDFFQNLYNVSWPDQFSMELYFAQHGTQALDHTEAPINRLPAKIASLFNDNTPMKGSLYEMNFWNALSTSSQYPGFVNELSALHEHQKITAADVSRLLEKHYPRFPGDHASVLKTHPQAELDLPKYLQTIL from the coding sequence ATGAAAACACTATCGGTGCCACTTTCAGTTTTACTCTCTTCTCTGAGCCTGTTCCAGACTTCTCCGGGACATGCGCAAGAGATTGTCCCTTTCACTCCTAAAGATGAAAGAAAACTTTTAGGACCTCGTTATGAGGGCCGCCTTGTTCCTCTCGCGCCGATGAACCACAAATCTGAGGCGGGTTTAGAGGCTGAACCTTTGGTCTTCATCCATGGCAGCCAGGGTTCCATAAAAAATTTCACGCAATTGCTTTTAAACACGCCTAAATTCACAGATTATCAGCTGTACTATTTTGCGTACGATGATTTGCATCGTTCTTTAAAAAGATCTGCCGGGGATTTGGCTTTAAGTCTTTTGAAGTTAAAAGTTCAGCGCATCACTATCATTGCTCACAGCATGGGTGGCCTCATTGCACGGGAAACTTTAAATACTCTTTCTCGTGCAGGTCACACGGAACACTTGCCCGAGATTCGCGTGATCAGCGTGGATTCTCCATGGCAGGGGGGCTCCTCTATCAACTGCAAACACAAAGGTGCAAATCTGGATGACATGGTGGAGTATTTCATGCCTGCTGCTTTGACGGATATGCGCTCTTGTTCTGACTTTTTTCAAAATCTTTATAACGTCTCTTGGCCGGATCAGTTCAGCATGGAGCTGTACTTTGCCCAGCATGGAACACAGGCCCTGGATCACACCGAGGCCCCAATCAACCGCCTGCCAGCGAAAATTGCCAGTTTATTCAACGACAACACACCAATGAAGGGCTCTTTGTACGAGATGAATTTCTGGAATGCACTTTCCACCTCGTCGCAGTATCCGGGTTTCGTGAATGAGCTTTCAGCTTTGCACGAACATCAAAAAATTACTGCGGCTGATGTGTCTCGTCTTTTAGAAAAGCACTATCCCCGTTTCCCCGGGGATCATGCTTCAGTGTTGAAAACCCATCCTCAAGCGGAACTGGATTTGCCGAAATATCTTCAGACTATTCTTTAG
- a CDS encoding TCR/Tet family MFS transporter has product MKKTSSASVRFIFATIFLDALGIGVLIPVFPDVIRRFGHDPSFVNHYYGYFISVYALMQFLASPILGSLSDRFGRRPVLLVSLLGAGLDYLLMAFAPTLGILFAGRIISGLTGASMTVASSYMADISDDSNRSANFGMIGAAFGLGFIVGPGLGGLLGHYGHQAPFIAAAVFNLLNFAFGYFILPESLDEAHRRKMSLSRLNPFRSLARVLFKPGMRILVWIYFLLYLAGQSHPSIWTLYTQYKFNWSTFEVGLSLSFVGITVAFVQGYLTRLIVPKWGEMKALNIGIVFGVLAYAGYAFSTQGWMLYAVLALTCLNGITGPASMSLISKDTPPQEQGELQGTLISIASLTSIIGPLIYTDVFARFTGDQAAVHFPGSAYFLAAIFSLVSWILFGLYPRFHKVTNTPGSVPPRPMMH; this is encoded by the coding sequence ATGAAAAAGACATCATCAGCCAGTGTACGTTTTATTTTTGCTACAATCTTTCTGGATGCATTAGGTATTGGAGTTTTAATTCCAGTTTTTCCAGATGTGATTCGCAGATTTGGACACGATCCCTCTTTCGTAAATCATTACTATGGTTACTTTATTTCTGTGTATGCGCTGATGCAGTTCCTGGCGTCTCCGATATTGGGCTCACTTTCTGACCGTTTTGGTCGCAGACCTGTCCTGTTGGTCTCGCTCCTGGGCGCAGGACTCGATTATCTCTTAATGGCCTTTGCACCCACCCTAGGAATTTTGTTTGCTGGACGGATCATCTCCGGGCTGACCGGGGCGAGCATGACGGTGGCGAGCTCGTATATGGCCGATATTTCTGACGACTCAAATCGTTCGGCAAACTTCGGAATGATTGGAGCCGCATTTGGTTTAGGCTTCATCGTGGGTCCTGGTCTGGGCGGTTTATTGGGGCATTATGGTCACCAAGCACCCTTCATCGCGGCCGCCGTTTTCAATCTTTTAAATTTCGCGTTTGGATATTTCATCCTTCCGGAATCTTTGGATGAAGCCCATCGTCGCAAAATGTCTTTGAGTAGATTAAATCCCTTTCGATCTTTGGCCCGGGTTCTTTTTAAACCCGGCATGAGAATTTTAGTGTGGATCTATTTCCTGCTGTATCTTGCGGGGCAATCGCATCCAAGTATTTGGACGTTGTACACACAGTACAAATTTAATTGGTCGACGTTCGAGGTCGGCCTTTCCCTCTCTTTCGTGGGAATCACGGTTGCTTTTGTTCAAGGGTACCTTACGCGCTTAATCGTTCCGAAGTGGGGAGAGATGAAAGCTCTCAATATTGGAATCGTTTTCGGCGTTTTGGCGTACGCAGGTTATGCCTTTTCGACACAAGGCTGGATGTTATATGCGGTCCTGGCGTTGACTTGCTTGAATGGCATCACGGGCCCGGCCTCAATGTCTTTGATCTCTAAAGATACTCCGCCGCAAGAACAAGGGGAGCTTCAAGGTACTTTGATCTCCATTGCCAGCCTGACTTCGATCATCGGACCATTGATTTATACCGATGTTTTCGCACGTTTCACTGGGGATCAAGCAGCAGTCCACTTTCCAGGTTCGGCATACTTCCTGGCTGCGATCTTTAGTTTGGTGTCATGGATTTTATTTGGATTGTATCCGCGCTTTCACAAGGTCACGAATACTCCGGGCTCGGTGCCACCACGCCCGATGATGCACTAA
- a CDS encoding hemolysin III family protein translates to MYHGERFNSISHLIGAVMAVAGTSVLVTLASVQGDLLKIVSTSVYGGMLVLLYTISTLYHSFQGRTKKILQKLDHMAIYLLIAGTYTPFTLITLHGPWGWWLFGINWSLAVIGIILELTLAHRTRIPSMIIYVVMGWLIVVAMKPLTQNLDPRGMVLLTTGGILYTGGIAFFLFDEKVKHFHGIWHLFVMAGSISQYFCILYYLI, encoded by the coding sequence ATTTATCACGGAGAACGCTTTAACAGTATCAGCCACTTGATTGGCGCCGTGATGGCTGTCGCAGGAACTTCTGTGCTAGTGACGCTCGCAAGTGTTCAAGGGGATCTTTTAAAAATCGTCAGCACCAGCGTTTATGGTGGCATGTTGGTTTTGCTTTACACGATCTCCACTCTTTATCATTCCTTCCAGGGCCGAACGAAAAAGATTCTGCAAAAATTGGATCACATGGCGATCTATTTATTGATCGCCGGGACTTACACACCATTTACTTTGATCACTCTGCATGGTCCTTGGGGTTGGTGGCTGTTTGGAATCAATTGGTCGTTAGCGGTTATTGGAATAATTTTGGAACTGACTCTGGCACATCGCACGCGCATTCCTTCGATGATCATTTATGTCGTCATGGGATGGTTAATTGTTGTTGCGATGAAACCACTGACCCAGAATTTAGATCCGCGCGGAATGGTTTTGTTAACTACCGGTGGAATTTTGTATACCGGTGGAATCGCATTCTTTTTATTCGATGAAAAAGTGAAGCACTTCCATGGCATCTGGCATCTGTTCGTCATGGCGGGCAGCATCAGTCAGTACTTCTGCATTCTTTATTATCTGATTTAG
- a CDS encoding CoA pyrophosphatase has product MHKELSQLFININPLDLSLSLKNYACVSLILRGPPDDLQIGYIQRAIHPLDRWSGQIAFPGGKREEWDTSALATALRETQEEVGIVLTPEEMIGRLDDIQARKAGALLEFFIRPFVFYTERDFEVRLDHNEVADFFWVPLKDLVNPERNISYELMREQLRMELPAISLNREIPLWGLSYMITQDLLNRLKARISF; this is encoded by the coding sequence TTGCATAAAGAACTCTCGCAACTCTTCATCAATATCAATCCCCTGGATTTATCGCTAAGTTTGAAAAACTATGCGTGCGTTTCGCTTATTCTGCGCGGGCCCCCTGATGATCTGCAAATCGGCTATATTCAGCGAGCCATTCACCCTTTGGATCGTTGGTCAGGACAAATTGCTTTCCCTGGAGGCAAAAGGGAAGAATGGGACACTTCTGCTTTGGCAACGGCTCTTCGTGAGACACAAGAAGAAGTGGGAATTGTTTTAACTCCTGAAGAAATGATTGGACGCTTGGATGATATTCAGGCCCGTAAAGCCGGTGCCCTGCTGGAATTCTTTATTCGCCCCTTTGTGTTCTATACTGAGAGGGATTTTGAAGTGCGCCTGGATCATAACGAGGTGGCTGATTTTTTCTGGGTGCCCCTAAAAGATCTGGTAAATCCCGAGCGCAACATCTCGTATGAGCTGATGCGCGAACAGCTGCGAATGGAATTACCGGCAATTTCTTTGAACCGCGAAATTCCACTGTGGGGATTGTCTTATATGATCACACAGGATCTTCTGAATAGACTAAAAGCTCGCATCTCATTTTGA
- a CDS encoding phosphodiesterase encodes MTFQIQAREVRAGYHQGIDRISITGLEPQLTYYLQVVDPDRGTVLDERVFKSLKLSAKNKARFALVSCACDFYKTHARVMWDHLFAQKPDMIFLIGDAVYADFGCPTTEADIWRRYCETRFRLRHFRQPCLIPTLAVWDDHDYGRDNVCKSFGLKTTTKKMFHLFFGSRDTDGFKNTMGVGSQLNAFGQRFYFMDDRYFRDEAQCGGMMWGKEQQEQLIDSICQNSKPAWIFNGSQFFGNYFKQESFLKDFGKNFTDVLTKLRKCTAPVVFGSGDVHFSEIMSVDPKYLGYRTYEYTSSGIHSMNFPVKWLYKNPRREVFTWHHNFLIIESAPVKNGMHIKAKSINARNKIEFSHEVTVKRS; translated from the coding sequence GTGACCTTTCAAATACAGGCTCGGGAAGTGCGAGCGGGTTATCATCAAGGGATTGATCGAATTTCCATCACGGGACTGGAGCCTCAACTCACCTATTACCTGCAAGTGGTCGATCCAGATCGCGGCACGGTTTTGGATGAGCGTGTATTTAAAAGTTTAAAACTTTCCGCAAAAAACAAAGCGCGTTTCGCCTTGGTCAGTTGTGCTTGTGACTTTTATAAAACTCATGCACGCGTGATGTGGGATCATTTGTTTGCACAAAAACCGGATATGATTTTTTTAATTGGTGATGCCGTTTATGCAGATTTTGGCTGCCCCACTACTGAGGCTGATATCTGGAGAAGATATTGCGAAACGCGCTTTCGCCTGCGCCACTTTCGCCAACCCTGCTTAATTCCCACCCTCGCCGTGTGGGACGATCATGATTACGGTCGTGACAATGTCTGCAAATCTTTCGGCTTAAAAACAACCACCAAAAAAATGTTCCATCTTTTTTTCGGAAGTCGCGATACCGATGGTTTTAAAAATACCATGGGTGTGGGTTCGCAGTTGAATGCTTTTGGACAGCGGTTTTATTTCATGGATGATCGTTATTTCCGCGATGAAGCACAATGTGGCGGAATGATGTGGGGCAAAGAACAACAGGAACAATTGATCGACAGTATCTGCCAGAATTCCAAACCAGCCTGGATCTTTAATGGCAGTCAATTTTTTGGAAACTATTTTAAACAGGAATCTTTTTTGAAAGATTTCGGCAAAAACTTTACCGACGTTCTAACCAAACTTCGCAAATGCACAGCTCCGGTCGTTTTTGGCTCGGGCGATGTGCACTTTAGCGAAATCATGAGTGTGGACCCCAAATACCTGGGTTATCGCACCTATGAATACACATCGAGTGGCATTCACAGCATGAATTTTCCGGTGAAATGGCTTTATAAAAATCCACGCCGAGAGGTTTTCACCTGGCACCACAATTTTTTGATCATCGAAAGTGCTCCGGTTAAAAATGGAATGCACATCAAAGCCAAATCCATCAATGCACGAAATAAAATTGAATTTTCACACGAAGTTACAGTGAAGCGTTCTTAA
- a CDS encoding NAD(P)H-hydrate dehydratase, giving the protein MKISTSSVRILRKPGAANLLPTISEKDNKSSRGKSLILAGSREYPGAGVLASKAALRMGSGYVILAQPDLAVSAWDHPDFLLKDLSRESWQDIEHQAILVGPGFGVNSFTAKVIRELIKAQETHVILDADALTVCAEEKIFPLPPSWIVTPHTGELSRLIGKSSVEINKDRLSAVREAQTKLGCVVLLKGHRTLVATANEIATIATGNSALAKSGTGDVLAGIMTALRAQNLNAPEAALLAAYIHGATANLWVARRKDPLSMMASDVIDLIPDVLFHLRKIKNASL; this is encoded by the coding sequence ATGAAAATCTCCACAAGTTCCGTCAGAATTTTGCGAAAACCAGGGGCTGCGAATCTTTTACCGACGATTTCGGAAAAGGATAATAAAAGCAGTCGAGGGAAAAGCCTGATCTTAGCAGGCAGTCGCGAATATCCCGGCGCAGGTGTTTTGGCGTCCAAGGCAGCTTTAAGAATGGGGAGTGGTTACGTTATTTTAGCGCAGCCCGATCTGGCTGTTTCCGCCTGGGATCATCCAGATTTTTTACTAAAAGATCTATCTCGGGAATCGTGGCAGGACATCGAACATCAAGCCATTTTGGTGGGTCCCGGATTTGGCGTGAATTCATTCACTGCAAAAGTGATCCGTGAGCTGATTAAGGCGCAAGAAACCCATGTCATTTTGGATGCTGATGCTTTGACTGTTTGTGCAGAAGAAAAGATTTTCCCTTTACCGCCATCCTGGATCGTAACTCCTCACACGGGGGAGCTTTCGCGATTAATTGGCAAGTCCTCTGTAGAGATCAACAAAGACCGCCTGAGCGCTGTTCGCGAAGCACAAACTAAATTGGGCTGTGTGGTGTTGCTGAAAGGTCATCGAACTTTAGTGGCGACGGCGAATGAAATTGCAACCATCGCGACAGGTAATTCTGCTCTGGCAAAATCAGGGACAGGCGATGTGCTGGCGGGAATTATGACGGCGTTAAGAGCACAAAACCTGAATGCTCCCGAGGCGGCATTGTTAGCCGCTTATATTCACGGTGCTACCGCAAACCTATGGGTGGCTCGTCGTAAAGATCCTCTCTCCATGATGGCGTCAGATGTGATTGATCTTATTCCCGACGTACTTTTTCACTTACGCAAAATTAAGAACGCTTCACTGTAA
- the map gene encoding type I methionyl aminopeptidase produces the protein MIVKTEAELEGLKKIGKVVANCLQYMSRQVEPGMTTKELDELGGAYLAKHGARSGPILVYDFPGHTCISLNHEAAHGVPSYKKIIRAGDLINIDVSAELNGFFADNGGSFTVPPGRPEDLRLLEATKKALENAIAGVKAGIKLNIIGQRVEQIADEYGYTIIENLGSHGVGKSLHEAPEFIPGYFDSKDDRRLKEGHVITIEPFLSTGAHYVDEVKGDKWTLVTSSPEHRTAQFEHTMVVLKDRALILTIPDPV, from the coding sequence ATGATCGTAAAGACTGAAGCAGAATTAGAAGGACTTAAAAAAATTGGCAAGGTCGTTGCCAATTGTCTTCAATATATGTCCAGACAAGTTGAACCCGGTATGACCACAAAAGAGTTGGACGAACTGGGTGGAGCTTATTTGGCAAAGCACGGTGCTCGCTCGGGTCCTATTCTGGTTTACGATTTCCCGGGACATACTTGCATCAGTCTGAATCATGAAGCCGCTCACGGCGTGCCCTCCTACAAAAAAATCATCAGAGCCGGCGATTTGATCAACATCGACGTTTCCGCTGAACTGAATGGTTTTTTCGCGGATAATGGTGGTTCCTTCACTGTGCCTCCGGGCCGTCCTGAAGATTTACGTCTGTTGGAAGCCACTAAGAAGGCATTGGAAAACGCCATTGCTGGCGTTAAAGCGGGAATCAAATTAAATATCATCGGCCAACGTGTTGAACAGATCGCTGATGAATATGGTTATACCATCATTGAAAACCTGGGCAGCCATGGCGTGGGAAAATCCCTTCATGAAGCCCCGGAATTTATCCCGGGTTATTTCGACAGTAAAGATGACCGTCGCCTGAAAGAAGGCCACGTAATCACGATTGAGCCATTCCTTTCAACGGGGGCTCACTATGTTGATGAGGTTAAGGGCGATAAATGGACTTTAGTGACCTCCTCCCCTGAACATCGTACGGCTCAATTCGAGCACACGATGGTAGTTCTAAAGGATCGTGCGCTGATCCTGACGATTCCTGACCCTGTTTAA
- a CDS encoding OmpL47-type beta-barrel domain-containing protein produces the protein MNNRTKRLLSTTALFAVLSVGYQNCAENVNFGLSQEEMASQGAGMGANSILLNGGAQFTTDSAVTVNIASENATDVYLTNDSSCTSGGSWEPMKTSKIWALQSQNALNHVYAKFKKATKLTDFYSDCVSASIVHDDMAPSVVLTQKPASMVNTTAVTFGMRINDDLSGLDRFECLLVGEKEFSSCSDIKNYSKTTEGQNRFQVRAIDRAGNRSATVEYGWLLDTTPPVVAITNKPDAVSASSQAVFNFTASDSGAGLAQTQCAIDGGSFVTCTSPAVYSNLLEGTHAFSVQAVDKVGNVSVPLSYTWKSQGSSTNDFSIIGITGGNDTIKDTYLGSILQPTVHWTPSAGASYYRVSIVADAAASMVVCPEVQVSATSVALNSCTLKDGESYYARVAAYTAAGAIKVAPVYKFLVDVSAPVITIGAPTMSEDQKTAVFSPFSIVDSISGIDTASCVRTFGSTSESVANCQSLTKITFSNLVTGDHVMTVTAKDKAGNSASKVVNFTAKKIVCDPFSASGISCRQGWKGNIFYFPGTTSGWTSLAKYFSEGVDAGVILYMSKIFVPVRTFSNGFPTTDGELVKKKAADGGANLVEWFALRLGTILKLGASDSAGYYQFALISDDGSKLYVAPAAGGAYATIIDNDNAHSATMKCSTSAIYMDSKSRMPAKIEYFQGPRYHIAVTLMYRKVSSASPAVSAPCGAVDSNFYGSIDNTSGDYTGSKYQSALDDGWKPMSTDNFLLDETIGN, from the coding sequence ATGAACAACCGAACTAAACGACTCTTGTCGACCACGGCTCTATTTGCCGTTCTTAGCGTGGGCTACCAGAATTGTGCTGAAAATGTTAATTTCGGATTGTCTCAAGAAGAGATGGCCAGCCAGGGCGCCGGTATGGGCGCAAATTCCATTCTATTAAATGGTGGTGCTCAGTTCACAACCGATAGTGCTGTGACGGTGAATATCGCCTCAGAGAACGCCACAGATGTTTATCTTACAAATGATTCGTCTTGTACTTCAGGCGGTTCTTGGGAGCCGATGAAGACATCAAAAATCTGGGCTTTGCAAAGCCAGAATGCCTTAAACCATGTCTATGCGAAATTTAAAAAAGCGACCAAGCTGACAGATTTCTATTCTGATTGCGTGTCGGCTTCTATCGTTCATGACGATATGGCCCCGTCTGTTGTTTTGACTCAAAAGCCGGCGTCCATGGTGAACACGACCGCCGTAACATTTGGTATGCGTATTAACGATGACTTAAGCGGACTCGACAGATTCGAATGTTTACTTGTGGGCGAAAAAGAGTTCTCAAGCTGCAGTGATATCAAAAACTATAGCAAAACGACTGAAGGTCAAAATCGCTTCCAAGTTCGCGCGATCGACCGTGCTGGCAATCGCTCTGCGACAGTGGAATATGGCTGGTTGTTAGATACAACTCCTCCAGTGGTGGCGATTACTAATAAACCAGATGCCGTCTCCGCTTCCAGCCAGGCTGTCTTTAACTTTACAGCGTCTGATAGCGGTGCAGGTCTTGCACAAACTCAGTGTGCAATTGATGGTGGCAGCTTTGTGACCTGTACTTCACCGGCAGTTTATTCAAACCTGTTGGAAGGGACTCACGCATTCTCGGTTCAAGCCGTTGATAAAGTGGGTAACGTATCAGTTCCCCTTAGCTACACGTGGAAAAGCCAAGGAAGCTCAACTAATGATTTCTCGATCATCGGTATCACAGGTGGTAACGACACGATCAAAGATACTTATCTAGGTAGCATCTTGCAGCCGACGGTTCACTGGACGCCTTCTGCGGGTGCTTCTTATTACCGTGTTTCTATTGTGGCCGATGCTGCAGCATCTATGGTGGTATGTCCTGAGGTTCAAGTTTCCGCGACTTCCGTGGCATTGAACTCTTGTACTTTAAAAGACGGCGAATCTTATTACGCTCGAGTAGCTGCCTATACAGCTGCTGGCGCGATCAAGGTCGCTCCAGTTTATAAATTCCTGGTCGACGTTTCAGCGCCAGTAATTACTATCGGCGCGCCGACGATGTCTGAAGATCAAAAAACAGCTGTGTTCTCTCCGTTCTCGATCGTGGATTCCATTTCGGGAATTGATACTGCCAGCTGCGTTCGTACTTTCGGATCTACTTCTGAATCCGTGGCAAACTGTCAGTCTTTGACTAAGATCACTTTCAGTAACCTGGTTACGGGCGATCACGTGATGACCGTCACTGCAAAAGACAAAGCGGGTAACTCGGCTTCGAAAGTAGTGAATTTCACAGCTAAGAAAATCGTGTGTGATCCGTTCTCTGCAAGTGGCATCTCTTGTCGTCAGGGTTGGAAAGGTAATATCTTCTATTTCCCGGGGACGACTTCGGGTTGGACGTCATTGGCTAAATACTTCAGCGAAGGTGTTGATGCTGGCGTAATCCTATATATGTCTAAAATTTTCGTTCCTGTTCGCACATTCTCTAACGGTTTCCCGACAACTGATGGCGAGCTGGTTAAAAAGAAAGCTGCAGATGGTGGTGCGAATCTGGTGGAATGGTTCGCGTTGCGCCTGGGTACTATTTTGAAACTGGGTGCTTCGGATTCAGCGGGTTATTATCAATTCGCGTTGATTTCGGATGACGGTTCTAAATTGTATGTGGCTCCGGCAGCTGGTGGAGCTTATGCGACGATTATTGATAATGACAACGCTCACAGTGCAACGATGAAGTGTTCGACGTCAGCGATTTATATGGATTCCAAATCCAGAATGCCTGCGAAGATTGAATACTTCCAAGGGCCTCGCTATCACATTGCGGTGACTTTGATGTACCGTAAGGTTTCGAGTGCTTCTCCCGCGGTTTCAGCACCGTGTGGAGCGGTTGATTCAAACTTCTATGGATCGATTGATAATACAAGCGGTGACTACACAGGGTCTAAATATCAAAGTGCCCTGGATGATGGCTGGAAACCAATGTCGACGGATAATTTTTTGCTCGACGAAACCATCGGTAACTAA
- a CDS encoding DHA2 family efflux MFS transporter permease subunit, whose translation MNTKSRLVILVAVMASLLEIIDSSIVNVALPTMMGNLGATLEDISMVITGYAIANAIILPVSAWLGNRVGRRKYFLSCIGLFTAASVACGFAPNLYTLIFFRILQGLAGGALLPTSQTLIYEQFPKEKAGTAGAIFGMSVMIGPTLGPTLGGWLTDTFGWRSIFNVNLPLGLIAIAIGLMAIENPPFATGNEGKKPFDVWGLVLLVLGIGSLQYMLERGESNDWFDSKLIIFCGIMTAVSLPLFVWWETRVKSPIMNVRLFLNGIVANGAALQGILGFFLYGLVFILPVFVGQTFHYDATQTGMLFIPGSILTALMMPFIGKMLGKGINPKYLIAVGFLGVMTSIFMFTKLSPLSSKSDVLLGLYVRGLAMAFLFVPINSSILSQFNGITMGEVSGILNLFRQIGGSMGIAFIGTMMTKVGKQHYADMAPHVSLLDYNTWSAYNAAKSGTHMSHSMGMATQAELAIRSLYGRVQSQVFMLTFQEIMFIMMMVVVLAFIPLYLLRFKNKTVKVVDAH comes from the coding sequence ATGAATACCAAATCAAGACTGGTCATCCTCGTCGCTGTGATGGCCTCGCTGCTTGAAATTATCGATAGCTCCATTGTCAATGTGGCCTTACCCACGATGATGGGGAATCTGGGTGCAACGTTAGAAGACATCAGTATGGTTATCACAGGTTACGCGATCGCGAATGCGATCATCCTTCCTGTGTCCGCCTGGCTGGGGAATCGCGTGGGCCGTCGTAAGTATTTCTTAAGCTGTATTGGACTGTTCACGGCTGCCTCCGTAGCCTGTGGATTTGCTCCAAATTTATATACTTTGATTTTCTTCCGTATCTTACAAGGTTTGGCAGGTGGGGCATTGCTACCAACTTCGCAAACTTTGATTTATGAGCAATTCCCGAAAGAGAAAGCCGGAACTGCTGGGGCGATCTTTGGTATGTCTGTGATGATTGGTCCTACTTTAGGACCGACATTGGGTGGATGGCTGACAGATACTTTTGGTTGGAGATCGATCTTTAACGTGAATTTGCCACTGGGTCTGATTGCGATCGCAATTGGTTTGATGGCGATTGAAAATCCACCGTTTGCCACGGGCAACGAAGGCAAAAAGCCTTTCGACGTTTGGGGTTTGGTGCTGTTGGTTCTGGGAATCGGCAGTCTGCAGTACATGCTTGAGCGCGGAGAATCGAACGACTGGTTTGATTCCAAGCTTATTATTTTCTGCGGCATTATGACGGCGGTGTCTTTGCCACTGTTTGTATGGTGGGAAACTCGAGTGAAATCGCCAATTATGAATGTGCGCCTGTTTTTAAACGGAATCGTCGCCAATGGTGCCGCCTTGCAGGGAATTTTAGGATTCTTCCTTTATGGATTGGTCTTTATCCTGCCCGTGTTCGTGGGACAGACTTTCCACTATGATGCCACTCAGACGGGAATGCTCTTTATTCCGGGTTCAATCCTGACGGCCTTGATGATGCCCTTCATTGGTAAAATGCTGGGTAAAGGGATCAATCCGAAATATCTGATCGCCGTCGGGTTCTTGGGAGTCATGACTTCGATCTTTATGTTTACCAAACTTTCACCGCTTTCATCGAAAAGCGACGTGTTGTTGGGACTCTATGTTCGTGGTCTTGCGATGGCGTTCCTCTTCGTCCCGATTAACTCTTCGATCTTGTCTCAGTTTAATGGGATCACGATGGGAGAAGTGTCTGGGATCTTAAATCTCTTCCGTCAAATCGGGGGCAGTATGGGTATCGCTTTCATCGGTACGATGATGACCAAGGTGGGAAAACAGCATTACGCTGACATGGCTCCGCATGTGTCGCTATTAGATTACAATACCTGGTCGGCTTACAATGCTGCCAAGTCTGGCACACACATGAGTCATTCGATGGGTATGGCCACTCAAGCGGAACTTGCCATTCGCTCCTTGTATGGGCGAGTGCAATCTCAGGTGTTCATGCTGACCTTCCAAGAAATCATGTTCATTATGATGATGGTGGTAGTGCTTGCATTTATCCCTCTATACCTGTTGAGGTTCAAAAACAAGACTGTCAAAGTTGTGGACGCTCACTAA